One segment of Nostoc piscinale CENA21 DNA contains the following:
- a CDS encoding pentapeptide repeat-containing protein: protein MLWQPGLALLLGILLFCLIYIRSNHHRVINPIPSVIVSILTLCLLPAPVLAVDWTHPLSFSNAQLARRDFSGQTLQAAEFSNANMEMANFTGADLRGAVLSASVMTKANLHQADLTNAMVDQVNLTGADLSDAVFKEALLLRALFTDVNIQGADFTDAVLDKAQIKELCSKASGVNSKTGVDTRESLGCR, encoded by the coding sequence ATGTTGTGGCAGCCAGGATTAGCATTACTTTTAGGAATTTTATTATTTTGCCTGATTTACATCAGAAGCAATCATCACAGAGTCATAAATCCTATTCCATCTGTAATAGTAAGTATTCTTACCCTCTGCCTTCTGCCTGCTCCCGTCTTAGCCGTAGACTGGACTCATCCCTTGTCATTTAGTAATGCACAGTTAGCAAGAAGAGACTTTTCGGGACAAACTTTGCAAGCGGCGGAATTTTCTAACGCGAATATGGAAATGGCTAACTTTACTGGTGCTGACTTGCGCGGAGCCGTCTTAAGTGCTTCAGTGATGACGAAAGCCAATCTTCACCAAGCAGATTTAACTAATGCGATGGTGGATCAGGTAAACTTAACAGGGGCAGATTTGAGCGATGCTGTTTTTAAAGAAGCATTGTTACTTCGTGCCTTGTTTACAGATGTGAATATTCAAGGTGCAGACTTCACTGATGCAGTTTTGGATAAAGCGCAAATCAAAGAACTGTGCAGTAAAGCCAGTGGGGTAAATTCCAAAACTGGTGTAGATACTCGTGAATCTTTAGGATGTCGATGA
- a CDS encoding EVE domain-containing protein gives MNYWLMKSEPDVYSIADLQQQGETVWDGVRNYQARNYMRQMLVGDLVFFYHSNTAFPGIAGLMRVAKTGIADPTQFEPDSKYYDPKSTPESPRWQTVVVKFVETFDQPILLSTLKEKFSPDELTLVRTGNRLSVMPVSEAVAQKIMAMKTG, from the coding sequence ATGAATTATTGGCTGATGAAATCTGAACCAGATGTTTACAGCATTGCTGATCTTCAGCAGCAGGGCGAAACAGTCTGGGATGGCGTGCGGAATTACCAAGCACGCAATTATATGCGTCAAATGCTGGTTGGGGATTTGGTATTTTTCTATCACTCTAATACTGCTTTTCCTGGTATTGCTGGGTTAATGCGTGTAGCCAAAACAGGTATTGCTGACCCGACGCAATTTGAACCAGATAGCAAATATTATGATCCGAAATCAACTCCTGAATCACCACGCTGGCAAACAGTTGTGGTAAAGTTTGTGGAAACCTTTGATCAACCTATTTTGCTGTCGACTCTGAAAGAGAAGTTTAGCCCAGATGAATTAACACTGGTGAGAACAGGTAATCGATTATCAGTTATGCCTGTGAGTGAAGCCGTCGCACAGAAAATTATGGCTATGAAAACAGGTTAA
- a CDS encoding sensor histidine kinase, which produces MWQPELVWLHILSDCIIAFSYYSIPLILVYFIRKREDVPFKNIFVLFSAFIISCGTTHLMEILTLWHPYYWLSGTIKALTAIISFYTVLTLIPLLPQALTLPSPAQFEQANQALQVEIAERKLVENELRQYKERLEELVEQRTAELATANKQLQTEIMQRQKSQERMGELLQELKNINQELNDFAYIVSHDLKAPLRGIGLLSEWLINDYADKFDAEGRDLINKIIMRVKKLQNLIDSILEYSRIGRIREEKREVNLHNLVRDVIEVLEPSKDIQIEISDNLPIICCEKTKMQQVFQNLLSNAIKFLGKPQGKIIIGCQEEANYWRISVTDNGIGIEEKYFTKIFQIFQKLSSTEDPTSTGIGLSIVKKNC; this is translated from the coding sequence TTGTGGCAACCGGAATTAGTGTGGCTACATATTTTGTCAGATTGTATAATTGCATTTTCTTATTACTCAATTCCCTTGATTTTGGTATATTTTATTCGTAAAAGAGAAGATGTACCATTTAAAAATATTTTTGTTTTATTCAGTGCATTTATTATTTCTTGTGGCACAACTCATTTAATGGAAATATTGACGCTGTGGCATCCTTATTATTGGTTATCAGGAACAATCAAGGCACTAACAGCAATTATTTCTTTTTATACTGTATTGACTTTAATACCTTTATTGCCGCAAGCATTGACTTTACCAAGTCCCGCACAATTTGAACAAGCAAATCAAGCTTTACAAGTGGAAATTGCAGAACGTAAGTTAGTAGAAAATGAGTTACGCCAATATAAAGAACGCTTAGAAGAACTTGTAGAACAGCGCACTGCTGAACTAGCCACAGCAAATAAGCAACTGCAAACCGAGATTATGCAACGCCAGAAATCTCAAGAAAGAATGGGTGAATTATTGCAAGAATTAAAAAACATCAATCAAGAATTGAATGATTTTGCCTACATAGTTTCTCATGATTTAAAAGCCCCATTAAGAGGTATAGGTTTATTATCAGAATGGTTAATTAATGACTATGCAGATAAATTTGACGCAGAAGGCAGAGACTTAATCAACAAAATTATCATGAGGGTGAAGAAGTTACAAAATTTGATTGATAGTATATTAGAATATTCTAGAATTGGGCGGATTAGGGAAGAAAAAAGAGAAGTCAATCTGCATAACCTAGTTAGAGATGTAATTGAAGTTCTAGAACCAAGTAAAGATATTCAAATCGAAATTAGTGATAATTTACCAATTATTTGCTGTGAAAAAACTAAGATGCAGCAAGTTTTTCAGAACTTACTGAGCAATGCTATTAAGTTTTTAGGTAAACCCCAAGGAAAGATTATTATTGGCTGCCAAGAAGAAGCAAATTATTGGCGAATTAGTGTTACAGATAATGGCATTGGGATTGAGGAAAAATATTTTACGAAAATATTTCAGATTTTTCAAAAACTATCTAGTACTGAAGACCCCACAAGCACAGGAATTGGTTTATCTATCGTCAAAAAAAATTGTTGA
- a CDS encoding tyrosine-type recombinase/integrase, with amino-acid sequence MKNNRNGQSAIMTDSDYSKIRKQILSRKYKLLLDLAWYTGERWGALVQLKIEDCYNSDGTPREEITFKATTRKASPDGKRETRQVPVHPVLAESLANYKPAAVSLWLFPNRDGDDSISLRWADLILRSAVEKSGLGAKGISTHSTRRSFITKLHKAGVDLYTIQRITGHRDFKALGRYVEIDTDRVKGAIATL; translated from the coding sequence TTGAAAAATAACCGTAATGGCCAGTCAGCTATTATGACTGACTCGGACTATTCTAAAATTCGTAAGCAAATTCTGAGTAGGAAGTACAAACTACTTTTAGATTTAGCTTGGTACACAGGGGAAAGATGGGGGGCTTTGGTACAGCTGAAGATTGAGGACTGCTACAACAGTGACGGCACGCCGAGAGAGGAAATTACTTTCAAGGCTACAACTCGCAAAGCTTCACCAGATGGGAAACGTGAAACTCGTCAAGTTCCTGTGCATCCAGTTTTAGCTGAGTCATTGGCTAATTACAAACCTGCGGCAGTTTCACTCTGGTTATTCCCAAATCGTGACGGAGATGATTCTATTTCGCTGCGCTGGGCTGATTTGATTTTGAGGTCAGCTGTTGAAAAATCAGGTTTGGGAGCCAAGGGCATCAGCACTCACTCAACCCGCCGGAGTTTCATTACGAAGTTACACAAAGCTGGGGTAGATTTGTACACCATACAGCGAATTACTGGCCATCGTGATTTTAAAGCTTTGGGTCGCTACGTGGAAATTGACACCGACCGCGTTAAGGGAGCGATCGCTACACTATGA
- a CDS encoding transposase, translated as MTIQLKILGIDVSKNSITTHILTQYPKGGLQSYWSKTRNKSSSLYPAFYSNPDVRKKQKSAFDFADYLTEIKPDYAIMEPTGNHYSRLWASILKKLEIEILWVGHVELRRYRGGKNLPNKSDPADALAMAAYGHDPDHYLENGELNMRYFLMHRPEPIDELRDLCQQLEHLNRVQSPIVNYARQLLAWQFPEVAHTKSATDKPGFVPPLWGWLSGSSEISPGGKTRMDNRYKTSIALEYGISIDPMLQLHAGWMCDISLYEQHLEARIREILTESAFAPYMKVFDKFGFGLRVRSRLLTRIYPFESFLGVDGKPVIEYEVREVKKTERDRKNGETIVKRIAGETKRIKRNRSRDIFKMRLGMGTTLEQSGDGLVEKASGSALCRISLWQYILTGVETGRLPNNELTKDLLDYRDSLKANVSEQGEKLLGGKHIQGKLMSKVTNLLFVELCKMIST; from the coding sequence ATGACAATTCAATTAAAAATACTGGGAATTGATGTTAGTAAAAACAGTATTACAACTCATATTTTAACACAATATCCCAAGGGCGGATTACAAAGTTATTGGAGTAAAACAAGGAATAAATCATCAAGCTTATACCCTGCTTTTTATTCCAATCCAGATGTTAGGAAAAAACAAAAATCAGCTTTCGATTTTGCAGATTACCTAACAGAAATAAAGCCTGATTACGCAATTATGGAGCCAACAGGAAACCATTATTCTAGACTTTGGGCTTCCATTCTCAAAAAGTTAGAAATCGAAATTCTGTGGGTTGGTCACGTCGAATTGCGCCGTTATCGTGGTGGTAAAAATTTACCTAATAAATCTGACCCTGCTGACGCACTCGCTATGGCCGCTTATGGACATGACCCAGATCATTATCTGGAGAATGGTGAATTAAACATGAGATATTTTCTCATGCACCGACCGGAACCCATAGATGAACTCCGCGACCTCTGCCAGCAACTTGAACACCTCAACCGTGTTCAGTCGCCCATTGTCAATTATGCCCGTCAGCTTCTAGCTTGGCAGTTCCCAGAGGTAGCACACACCAAAAGCGCAACTGATAAGCCTGGATTTGTCCCGCCGCTTTGGGGCTGGTTGTCTGGTAGTAGCGAAATTTCCCCCGGTGGTAAAACCAGGATGGACAATCGCTATAAAACCTCAATTGCTCTTGAGTATGGAATTAGCATTGATCCAATGCTACAGCTACATGCAGGGTGGATGTGTGACATTTCACTTTATGAGCAGCACCTAGAAGCCAGAATTAGAGAAATACTTACAGAGTCAGCATTTGCGCCTTACATGAAGGTGTTTGATAAATTTGGTTTTGGTTTACGAGTGCGATCGCGTTTGCTCACCAGGATTTACCCATTTGAATCATTCTTAGGGGTCGATGGTAAACCGGTGATTGAGTACGAAGTTAGAGAAGTTAAGAAAACTGAGCGCGATCGCAAAAATGGCGAAACCATTGTGAAGCGAATTGCGGGGGAAACCAAACGAATCAAACGCAACCGCAGCCGTGACATTTTCAAAATGCGGCTGGGTATGGGTACAACGCTGGAGCAGTCAGGTGACGGACTGGTTGAAAAAGCCAGTGGTTCGGCACTTTGTAGAATTTCGCTGTGGCAGTACATCTTAACTGGTGTGGAAACTGGCCGACTGCCAAACAACGAATTGACCAAAGATTTGCTTGACTACCGTGACTCACTCAAAGCAAATGTCAGTGAGCAAGGTGAAAAGCTGCTAGGCGGTAAACATATCCAAGGTAAGTTGATGAGTAAGGTCACAAACTTACTGTTTGTTGAGTTATGTAAGATGATATCGACCTGA